One Colius striatus isolate bColStr4 chromosome 7, bColStr4.1.hap1, whole genome shotgun sequence DNA segment encodes these proteins:
- the LINGO1 gene encoding leucine-rich repeat and immunoglobulin-like domain-containing nogo receptor-interacting protein 1 isoform X2, translating into MVAGEASMRSPILACWQPILLLMLGSILSGSATGCPPRCECSAQERAVLCHRKRFMVVPEGIPTETRLLDLGKNRIKTLNQDEFANYPHLEELELNENIISAIEPGAFNNLFNLRTLGLRSNRLKLIPLGVFTGLSNLTKLDISENKIVILLDYMFQDLYNLKSLEVGDNDLVYISHRAFSGLNSLEQLTLEKCNLTSIPTEALSHLHGLIVLRLRHLNINTIRDYSFKRLYRLKVLEISHWPYLDTMTSNCLYGLNLTSLSITHCNLTSIPYVSVRHLVYLRFLNLSYNPIVTIEGSMLHDLLRLQEIQLVGGQLTTVEPFAFRGLNYLRILNVSGNLLTTLEESAFHSVGNLETLILDNNPLACDCRLLWVFRRRWRLNFNKQQPTCSTPEFVQGKEFKDFPDILLPNYFTCRRARIRDRKPQQIFVDEGHTVHFVCRADGDPPPTIMWLSPRKHLISTKTNGRLTVFPDGTLEVRYAQIQDNGTYLCIASNAGGNDTMLAHLHVRSYSPDWPHQPNKTFAFISNQPNESDANSTRATVPFPFDIKTLIIATTMGFISFLGVVLFCLVLLFLWSRGKGNTKHNIEIEYVPRKSDAGISSADAPRKFNMKMI; encoded by the coding sequence ATGGTAGCCGGGGAGGCGAGTATGCGCAGCCCAATCCTGGCCTGCTGGCAGCCGATTCTCCTCCTGATGCTGGGATCCATCCTGTCCGGCTCTGCCACGGGCTGCCCGCCACGCTGCGAGTGCTCTGCCCAGGAGCGTGCTGTCCTGTGCCACAGGAAGCGATTCATGGTTGTGCCAGAGGGGATCCCCACCGAGACCAGGCTGCTGGACTTGGGCAAGAACCGCATCAAGACACTCAACCAGGATGAATTTGCCAACTACCCTCACCTGGAGGAGCTGGAACTAAACGAGAACATTATCAGTGCCATTGAACCTGGGGCTTTCAACAACCTCTTCAACCTCAGGACGCTGGGGCTCAGGAGTAACAGACTCAAGCTGATCCCCTTGGGGGTGTTTACCGGACTCAGCAACCTTACCAAGCTAGACATTAGTGAGAACAAAATTGTGATCCTCCTCGACTACATGTTCCAGGACTTGTACAACTTGAAGTCTTTGGAGGTGGGGGACAATGACCTTGTCTACATCTCCCACCGGGCCTTCAGCGGCCTCaacagcctggagcagctgaCTCTGGAGAAATGCAACCTGACCTCCATCCCCACGGAGGCCCTGTCTCACCTTCACGGCTTAATCGTGCTGCGGCTGCGCCATCTGAACATCAACACCATCCGGGATTACTCATTCAAGAGGCTGTACCGGCTCAAGGTCCTCGAGATCTCGCACTGGCCCTACCTGGATACTATGACGTCCAACTGCCTCTACGGGTTGAACCTGACCTCCTTGTCCATCACCCACTGCAACCTGACATCCATCCCGTATGTGTCAGTGAGGCACCTGGTTTACCTCCGCTTCCTGAACCTCTCCTACAACCCCATTGTCACCATCGAGGGCTCCATGCTCCATGACCTGCTCAGACTGCAGGAGATCCAGCTGGTGGGAGGGCAGCTCACCACAGTCGAGCCTTTCGCCTTCCGAGGCCTCAATTATCTGCGCATCCTGAACGTGTCGGGGAATTTGCTGACCACCCTGGAGGAGTCGGCCTTCCACTCGGTGGGCAACCTGGAGACGCTCATCCTGGACAACAACCCATTAGCCTGTGACTGTCGGCTGCTCTGGGTTTTCCGGCGGCGATGGAGGTTGAACTTCAACAAGCAGCAGCCCACCTGCTCTACCCCTGAGTTCGTCCAGGGTAAGGAGTTCAAAGACTTCCCCGACATCCTCCTGCCCAACTACTTCACCTGCCGCCGAGCACGGATACGGGACCGCAAACCTCAGCAGATCTTCGTGGACGAAGGCCACACGGTCCATTTTGTCTGCCGGGCGGACGGGGACCCACCCCCCACCATCATGTGGCTCTCTCCCCGGAAGCACCTCATCTCTACCAAAACCAACGGGCGCCTCACTGTCTTCCCGGATGGCACGCTGGAGGTGCGCTACGCCCAGATCCAGGACAATGGCACCTACCTATGCATCGCCAGCAACGCGGGTGGCAACGACACCATGCTGGCCCACCTGCACGTGCGCAGCTACTCCCCAGACTGGCCCCACCAGCCCAACAAGACCTTTGCGTTCATCTCCAACCAGCCCAACGAGAGCGATGCCAACAGCACACGCGCCACCGTGCCTTTCCCTTTTGACATCAAGACTCTCATCATCGCCACCACCATGGGCTTCATTTCCTTCCTGGGCGTCGTGCTCTTCTGTCTGGTGCTCCTCTTCCTGTGGAGCCGGGGGAAAGGCAACACCAAGCACAACATTGAGATCGAGTACGTGCCGCGCAAGTCCGATGCGGGCATCAGCTCTGCCGACGCACCGCGCAAGTTCAACATGAAAATGATTTAA
- the LINGO1 gene encoding leucine-rich repeat and immunoglobulin-like domain-containing nogo receptor-interacting protein 1 isoform X1, translated as MQVRDRMVAGEASMRSPILACWQPILLLMLGSILSGSATGCPPRCECSAQERAVLCHRKRFMVVPEGIPTETRLLDLGKNRIKTLNQDEFANYPHLEELELNENIISAIEPGAFNNLFNLRTLGLRSNRLKLIPLGVFTGLSNLTKLDISENKIVILLDYMFQDLYNLKSLEVGDNDLVYISHRAFSGLNSLEQLTLEKCNLTSIPTEALSHLHGLIVLRLRHLNINTIRDYSFKRLYRLKVLEISHWPYLDTMTSNCLYGLNLTSLSITHCNLTSIPYVSVRHLVYLRFLNLSYNPIVTIEGSMLHDLLRLQEIQLVGGQLTTVEPFAFRGLNYLRILNVSGNLLTTLEESAFHSVGNLETLILDNNPLACDCRLLWVFRRRWRLNFNKQQPTCSTPEFVQGKEFKDFPDILLPNYFTCRRARIRDRKPQQIFVDEGHTVHFVCRADGDPPPTIMWLSPRKHLISTKTNGRLTVFPDGTLEVRYAQIQDNGTYLCIASNAGGNDTMLAHLHVRSYSPDWPHQPNKTFAFISNQPNESDANSTRATVPFPFDIKTLIIATTMGFISFLGVVLFCLVLLFLWSRGKGNTKHNIEIEYVPRKSDAGISSADAPRKFNMKMI; from the coding sequence GTGAGAGATAGGATGGTAGCCGGGGAGGCGAGTATGCGCAGCCCAATCCTGGCCTGCTGGCAGCCGATTCTCCTCCTGATGCTGGGATCCATCCTGTCCGGCTCTGCCACGGGCTGCCCGCCACGCTGCGAGTGCTCTGCCCAGGAGCGTGCTGTCCTGTGCCACAGGAAGCGATTCATGGTTGTGCCAGAGGGGATCCCCACCGAGACCAGGCTGCTGGACTTGGGCAAGAACCGCATCAAGACACTCAACCAGGATGAATTTGCCAACTACCCTCACCTGGAGGAGCTGGAACTAAACGAGAACATTATCAGTGCCATTGAACCTGGGGCTTTCAACAACCTCTTCAACCTCAGGACGCTGGGGCTCAGGAGTAACAGACTCAAGCTGATCCCCTTGGGGGTGTTTACCGGACTCAGCAACCTTACCAAGCTAGACATTAGTGAGAACAAAATTGTGATCCTCCTCGACTACATGTTCCAGGACTTGTACAACTTGAAGTCTTTGGAGGTGGGGGACAATGACCTTGTCTACATCTCCCACCGGGCCTTCAGCGGCCTCaacagcctggagcagctgaCTCTGGAGAAATGCAACCTGACCTCCATCCCCACGGAGGCCCTGTCTCACCTTCACGGCTTAATCGTGCTGCGGCTGCGCCATCTGAACATCAACACCATCCGGGATTACTCATTCAAGAGGCTGTACCGGCTCAAGGTCCTCGAGATCTCGCACTGGCCCTACCTGGATACTATGACGTCCAACTGCCTCTACGGGTTGAACCTGACCTCCTTGTCCATCACCCACTGCAACCTGACATCCATCCCGTATGTGTCAGTGAGGCACCTGGTTTACCTCCGCTTCCTGAACCTCTCCTACAACCCCATTGTCACCATCGAGGGCTCCATGCTCCATGACCTGCTCAGACTGCAGGAGATCCAGCTGGTGGGAGGGCAGCTCACCACAGTCGAGCCTTTCGCCTTCCGAGGCCTCAATTATCTGCGCATCCTGAACGTGTCGGGGAATTTGCTGACCACCCTGGAGGAGTCGGCCTTCCACTCGGTGGGCAACCTGGAGACGCTCATCCTGGACAACAACCCATTAGCCTGTGACTGTCGGCTGCTCTGGGTTTTCCGGCGGCGATGGAGGTTGAACTTCAACAAGCAGCAGCCCACCTGCTCTACCCCTGAGTTCGTCCAGGGTAAGGAGTTCAAAGACTTCCCCGACATCCTCCTGCCCAACTACTTCACCTGCCGCCGAGCACGGATACGGGACCGCAAACCTCAGCAGATCTTCGTGGACGAAGGCCACACGGTCCATTTTGTCTGCCGGGCGGACGGGGACCCACCCCCCACCATCATGTGGCTCTCTCCCCGGAAGCACCTCATCTCTACCAAAACCAACGGGCGCCTCACTGTCTTCCCGGATGGCACGCTGGAGGTGCGCTACGCCCAGATCCAGGACAATGGCACCTACCTATGCATCGCCAGCAACGCGGGTGGCAACGACACCATGCTGGCCCACCTGCACGTGCGCAGCTACTCCCCAGACTGGCCCCACCAGCCCAACAAGACCTTTGCGTTCATCTCCAACCAGCCCAACGAGAGCGATGCCAACAGCACACGCGCCACCGTGCCTTTCCCTTTTGACATCAAGACTCTCATCATCGCCACCACCATGGGCTTCATTTCCTTCCTGGGCGTCGTGCTCTTCTGTCTGGTGCTCCTCTTCCTGTGGAGCCGGGGGAAAGGCAACACCAAGCACAACATTGAGATCGAGTACGTGCCGCGCAAGTCCGATGCGGGCATCAGCTCTGCCGACGCACCGCGCAAGTTCAACATGAAAATGATTTAA